In Papaver somniferum cultivar HN1 unplaced genomic scaffold, ASM357369v1 unplaced-scaffold_80, whole genome shotgun sequence, the following proteins share a genomic window:
- the LOC113344862 gene encoding F-box protein At1g11270-like, which yields MDKSLSNRLDDNSVENILVRLPVKSLVRFKSVSKTWESFIEEDSSFIESHLSLSKAHPQLVISRYNGKTVQLFSPKDGFQGGEAVHRVTLPWVLDENVPRPIHGLFCFIDESDTATRIYNLGTRQVTPWAQTAPVPLQWMSAFDVMKTPTYGFGFDPSTKTYKLVYVLEIPEDYFSTSSKLQLICQVLTVGRRGNQWRNIDEVPPVRLFESAGVYAKASIYWRNDGADSFTPPDKELIVAFDVGSEKFRVIQIPDFIVGPPEILEDCAKRDEKFTVTSIDGHVALIDRVDACVVKLWISDDDSSNVEKKMRTTNWSEETILLPCSFKEEKNLYVHPVQGTDEIVIQTRIQDDMQIPRGSVSLNIYNRRKKSFQMIDITGITPLLRYPYDYNVHCVNESLLPVEDAEKKPMV from the coding sequence ATGGACAAATCACTATCAAACCGTCTTGATGACAATTCAGTAGAGAATATCCTTGTCCGCCTTCCCGTCAAGTCTCTTGTGCGTTTTAAATCTGTATCCAAAACATGGGAGTCATTCATTGAGGAGGATTCATCTTTCATAGAGTCGCATCTAAGTCTATCAAAAGCACATCCTCAACTTGTCATCTCCAGGTATAACGGCAAGACCGTACAACTCTTCTCACCTAAGGATGGGTTTCAAGGTGGAGAGGCTGTTCATAGAGTCACACTTCCATGGGTACTTGACGAAAATGTACCACGGCCTATACATGGCTTGTTCTGTTTTATTGACGAATCAGATACTGCTACTCGCATTTACAACCTCGGGACTCGACAAGTTACTCCGTGGGCACAAACGGCACCGGTGCCGTTACAGTGGATGAGTGCTTTCGATGTTATGAAGACGCCAACTTATGGATTTGGGTTTGATCCTTCGACTAAAACCTACAAACTAGTATATGTCCTGGAGATACCCGAAGACTATTTCTCAACAAGTTCGAAACTCCAACTTATATGCCAAGTTCTTACCGTGGGACGACGAGGAAATCAATGGAGGAATATAGATGAGGTGCCGCCGGTTCGGTTGTTTGAATCTGCTGGTGTTTATGCAAAAGCTTCAATCTACTGGAGGAACGACGGTGCAGATAGTTTCACACCTCCGGATAAGGAGTTGATTGTGGCATTTGATGTTGGAAGCGAAAAGTTTAGAGTCATTCAGATCCCAGACTTCATCGTTGGTCCTCCTGAGATTTTAGAAGATTGTGCAAAGCGGGATGAAAAGTTCACAGTAACATCAATAGATGGACACGTGGCTTTAATTGACAGGGTAGATGCCTGTGTCGTAAAGTTATGGATATCTGATGATGACAGTTCCAACgtggagaagaagatgagaacaaCAAATTGGAGCGAGGAAACCATATTACTTCCATGTTCGTTCAAAGAAGAGAAGAATCTTTATGTTCATCCAGTCCAAGGGACAGACGAGATAGTCATACAAACACGTATCCAGGACGATATGCAAATCCCGAGAGGATCTGTTAGTCTAAATATCTATAATCGGAGAAAGAAGAGTTTTCAAATGATTGACATCACCGGTATAACACCGTTATTGAGATATCCGTATGATTATAATGTGCACTGTGTTAATGAAAGTCTTCTACCTGTTGAAGATGCAGAAAAGAAGCCAATGGTTTAA
- the LOC113344874 gene encoding uncharacterized protein LOC113344874, which yields MAGNLVAVESCLRVTHREVTCFSEKINGGYKTITVWDVAKNLHTNLKKVRGFSLDVIYVSFLVAGYDAEVPRLYEVNRGCCQPRQYACIGSGASFAQEYMTEVLYNNELRKREVEVHLLRSVCQAALKDRGTGGQSIKVYFIKANGVKELSNDNFGNIRDSYFPGVKSAEEIVTKTQWKNNRFPELTIHLKMIEPRIHGRRINIFPRYLNSLGGLLELV from the exons ATGGCTGGAAATTTAGTTGCTGTTGAGTCGTGTCTGAGGGTCACGCACAGGGAGGTGACTTGCT TTTCGGAAAAAATCAATGGTGGATATAAGACTATTACTGTGTGGGATGTTGCAAAAAATCTCCATACTAATCTGAAGAAGGTTCGAGGTTTTTCTCTGGATGTTATTTATGTGAGCTTCTTGGTTGCCGGATACGACGCTGAG GTTCCTAGATTGTATGAGGTCAACAGGGGTTGTTGCCAACCTCGTCAGTACGCATGCATTGGTTCTGGCGCATCTTTTGCTCAAGAATATATGACTGAAGT CCTATATAATAATGAATTGCGAAAAAGAGAAGTTGAAGTTCATCTTCTAAGATCTGTATGTCAAGCGGCACTAAAAGACAGAGGTACAGGGGGTCAATCTATAAAAG TCTATTTTATCAAAGCTAATGGAGTGAAAGAGCTTTCCAATGACAATTTTGGAAACATTCGTGACTCATATTTTCCTGGTGTAAAGTCGGCTGAAGAAATAGTGACGAAGACCCAATGGAAGAATAACCGCTTTCCAGAACTCACCATTCACCTAAAGATGATCGAGCCGAGAATACATGGAAGAAGAATAAACATTTTTCCAAGATATTTGAACTCTCTAGGAGGTTTATTGGAACTGGTTTAA